The Sulfurimonas aquatica genomic sequence TGGATTTCAATTGGCATTAAAGATGGGTATCAAAAATAAGAATATTCTTGGAGGAATAAGATATCATCAAGAGAAGATGGATGGGACAGGTTATCCGCTTGGATTAAAGAGAGATAGCATACCAAAATTTGCAAGGATTATTGGGCTTTGCGATATCTTTGATGCACTTACAACAAGAAGAAGCTATAAAGAGCCTATGACTACGTTTGATGCACTAAAGCTAATCAAATCAAAGATGAGTCATCATGTGGATCTCGAGCTCTTAGAAAATATAATCCATATGTTTAGCGAGCGTGCTGCGCCAGCCAAACCATAAGACCTTTTTGTGCATGGAGTCTATTTTCTGCTTCATTAAAAATGATTTCAGCATGCTGATCCATTATCTCTTCTGAAACTTCTTGTCCTCTATATGCTGGGAGACAGTGTAAAAATTTTGCATCTTTTTTAGTTAAACACATCATAAGTCCATCTACCATAAAACCTTTAAAAGCTTTAACACGCTCTTCTTTTTCATCTTCTTGACCCATAGAAGCCCAAGTATCTGTTGTTACTATAGTAGCATCTTGAATAGCTTCTTTTGGATCATTCATAACCTTAATAACTGCCCCACTCTCTTTAGCCATTTTCAGTGCATCTTCTAAAACTTTTGAGTCTACTTCATAACCTTTTGGCGTTGCAATACGAAGTTCAAAGCCAATCTTTGCAGCGAGCATAAGCCATGAGTGTGTCATGTTGTTACCATCACCAATATATGCAACAACTGCATCTTCATTAATGCCATATTCAACCATCGTCATATAGTCAGCTAAAAGCTGTACAGGATGATAAGAGTCTGTTAGTCCATTTATAACTGGAACTTTAGAGTAATCGGCAAACTCCTCTATCATGGAGTGCTCAAACGTTCTTATCATTACCATATCGCATATACTTGATATAACGCGAGCTGTATCTTTTACAGGCTCACCTCGACCAAGATGAATATCACGGTTACTTAAAAAGAGTGCATGCCCGCCTAGTTGAAACATTCCCGTTTCAAAACTAACACGTGTTCTTGTTGAGCTCTTCTCAAAAATCATTGCTAGTGTTTTATTTTCGAGTTCTTTTTTATAGATACCCGCTTTTAAATCTTTTTTTATCTCAAGTGCTAGGTCTATAATTTCTAAAATTTCTTTTTTTGTAAAATCTCTTAGTGTTAAAA encodes the following:
- the argF gene encoding ornithine carbamoyltransferase, which translates into the protein MRHFLTLRDFTKKEILEIIDLALEIKKDLKAGIYKKELENKTLAMIFEKSSTRTRVSFETGMFQLGGHALFLSNRDIHLGRGEPVKDTARVISSICDMVMIRTFEHSMIEEFADYSKVPVINGLTDSYHPVQLLADYMTMVEYGINEDAVVAYIGDGNNMTHSWLMLAAKIGFELRIATPKGYEVDSKVLEDALKMAKESGAVIKVMNDPKEAIQDATIVTTDTWASMGQEDEKEERVKAFKGFMVDGLMMCLTKKDAKFLHCLPAYRGQEVSEEIMDQHAEIIFNEAENRLHAQKGLMVWLAQHAR